TCCAGCACTTTTAAGTGAAAGTATAAGGAAAGCAAAAGAGCTGATAGAAGAAGATTTGAAGTTAAATATTGAAAAAGTTAATTTAGGTATTGGAGGAACAAAGGTATGTTCTAGGACAACAAATATTAAATTAACTTTTGAAGAAGAAAAAGAAATAAAAGAATCAGATTTAAATAAATTATATGAATTAGCAAAAGAGGAATTAAAATATGGTGACGAAGAGATTTTAAAAAAAGAATACTACAATTTAAGAGTTGATAATGCAGGTATTGTTAAAAATCCAGTGGGGTTATCAGGAAAAGAACTTCAAGGAGATATACATCTAGTTTTAACTAAATCAAGTGATATAGAAGATTTAAAAGAAGTTGTAATAAGATCAGGAATGGAGATTGAAAGTATATGTTTCAATGCGTATGCAGCTTCTAGAGCTACTTTAAGCTTTGAAGATAAAGATAAAGGAGTTGCTTTAATTGATATTGGAGAAGGAACAACTGATATAATAATTTATAAAAATAATAAGATGATTTACGTTAAATCCTTATCCCTAGGGGGAATGCATTATATTAGTGATTTAGAATATATATATAAAATATCCAAAGAAGAAGCCTTAAAAATAATGGATAAAGCAATATCTTCAAATGATTTAGAAGAAACTTTTATTATAGGAAATAGAAAAGTATCAACTAAAAATATTATAGATGCAATAAATGCAAGAACAGATGATTTTGTAAAATTTATAAGAAATACCATTCAAGATTCTGGTTTTACAGGCTATTTGGGAAAAGGCATTTGCTTAACAGGTGGGGTTACTAGAATAGATGAAACCTACGATTGGATAAAAGGAAATTTAGGCTATTCAGTTAAACGAGCCTATCCTATTTCAATTTCAGGAATAGAGGATTCTAGACCTGAAATGTCTGTTTGCATAGGAATATTGATAGAAGTAATGGAAGAAGAATATAATAAAATAGAAAAAAATAAAAAACTTAAAGAAAAAGAAGAAAAAGCATTAAAACAAGATGTTATACAAAAGGACAATAAAGAACAACAATTAAATAAAAAGATAGAGAAAGAAAGATTTAAGAAGATAAAAATGTGGTTTTCTAATTTTATATAATTTATTAGGAGGTAGTTTTATGGCGGATAGCATAGTAAGAATTAAAGTTCTTGGAGCAGGAGGCGGAGGCGGAAATGCAATAAACGATATGATTACAGCTGGAGTAGCAGGTGTAGAATTTATAGCAGCCAATACCGATGCACAAGATTTAGATAAATCTTTGGCAGATGTAAGAATTCAATTGGGAGAAAAATTAACTAGAGGATTAGGAGCAGGATCTAATCCAGAAGTGGGAAAAGAAGCAGCAGAAGAAGATACTGAAAAATTGAAGCAATTGTTAGATGAGACAGATATGCTATTTATAACTGCTGGAATGGGTGGAGGAACAGGAACAGGTTCATCACCAGTAATAGCTAAAGTGGCAAAAGAATTAGGGATTTTAACTGTTGGAGTAGTTACTAAACCTTTTGGATTTGAAGGTGGAAGAAGAAAAGGGAATGCAGAAAGAGGAATAGAAGAATTAAGACAATATGTTGATTCTTTGGTTGTTATTCCAAATGATAAATTATTTGAATTACCAGATAAAACAATAACATTACAAAATGCTTTTAAAGAGGCGAATAATATTTTAAAAATAGGGATTAAAGGAGTTGCAGATCTTATTATTGGAAACGGACTTATAAATCTTGATTTTGCAGATGTAAAAACAACAATGGAAAATTCAGGAGTAGCAGTTTTAGGATTTGGAGATGGAGAAGGTGAAAATAGAGCTATGAAGGCAACTGAAAAAGCTTTAATGTCTCCTTTGTTAGAAAAATCAATATCAGGAGCTAGTAAAATACTTTTAAATATTTCAGGATCAGGTGACTTAACATTGATGGAAGCTCAATCTATAGCAAATATAGTTAGAGAGGCAGCTGGTAAAGATGCAGACGACGTAATGTTTGGTGTTAATATTGATAATGAATTAAAAGAAAGAATAGAAGTAACTATAATTGCAAATAACTTTATGGATGAAGTTGAAAAAAATGAACCTTTTATAAATGTTGCTAAAAATACAAAAGATGCAAATGGAGAAGCTGATAAGGGGATAGAAAGTCAACAAAAACAAGATATAGATTTACCACCATGGATAAGAAGTAACAAATAAAATACTTGAAAAACTATTTAAAGTATGTTAGAATACTAGGACCCTGCTCAAATATTTAATTTGGGCTTAAAACCATAGGGAGGAGGTATAAAATGAGAAAATATGAAATTATGTACATTATTAACCCAACTGTATTAGAAGAAGCAAGAGAAGCTGTAATAGCTAAAGTTAATGAAATATTGACAGAAGCAGGAGCAGTAATAGCTAAATCAGAAAAATGGGGAGAAAGAAAGTTAGCTTATCCTATTGAAAAAAAGAAAACAGGATTTTATGTACTAACTACTTTAGAAATGGACGGTACTAAATTAGTTGATGTAGAAAGAAAACTTAACATTACTGAATCAGTAATGAGATATATTCTAGTAAAGCAAGACTAATTGAGAAGTATTGAATATTTATTTAAAGGAGGGATTATAAAATGGCTGATTTTAGAAGAAGAAGAGCTAAACTAAGAGTTAAAGCATCTGAAATTAATTACAAAAATGTAGATCTACTAAAAAGATTTGTATCTGATAAAGGAAGAATCAATCCATCTAGAGTAACTGGTGCTAATGCAAAGTTACAAAGAAAAATAGCTAAAGCTATTAAAAGAGC
The Fusobacterium sp. IOR10 DNA segment above includes these coding regions:
- the rpsR gene encoding 30S ribosomal protein S18, which encodes MADFRRRRAKLRVKASEINYKNVDLLKRFVSDKGRINPSRVTGANAKLQRKIAKAIKRARNVALIPYTRTEK
- the ftsA gene encoding cell division protein FtsA, which gives rise to MGNNILKFILDIGNSKIKMLAGELSEDGSKLKILKHVEVDSEGIKKSIIESPALLSESIRKAKELIEEDLKLNIEKVNLGIGGTKVCSRTTNIKLTFEEEKEIKESDLNKLYELAKEELKYGDEEILKKEYYNLRVDNAGIVKNPVGLSGKELQGDIHLVLTKSSDIEDLKEVVIRSGMEIESICFNAYAASRATLSFEDKDKGVALIDIGEGTTDIIIYKNNKMIYVKSLSLGGMHYISDLEYIYKISKEEALKIMDKAISSNDLEETFIIGNRKVSTKNIIDAINARTDDFVKFIRNTIQDSGFTGYLGKGICLTGGVTRIDETYDWIKGNLGYSVKRAYPISISGIEDSRPEMSVCIGILIEVMEEEYNKIEKNKKLKEKEEKALKQDVIQKDNKEQQLNKKIEKERFKKIKMWFSNFI
- the ftsZ gene encoding cell division protein FtsZ, with protein sequence MADSIVRIKVLGAGGGGGNAINDMITAGVAGVEFIAANTDAQDLDKSLADVRIQLGEKLTRGLGAGSNPEVGKEAAEEDTEKLKQLLDETDMLFITAGMGGGTGTGSSPVIAKVAKELGILTVGVVTKPFGFEGGRRKGNAERGIEELRQYVDSLVVIPNDKLFELPDKTITLQNAFKEANNILKIGIKGVADLIIGNGLINLDFADVKTTMENSGVAVLGFGDGEGENRAMKATEKALMSPLLEKSISGASKILLNISGSGDLTLMEAQSIANIVREAAGKDADDVMFGVNIDNELKERIEVTIIANNFMDEVEKNEPFINVAKNTKDANGEADKGIESQQKQDIDLPPWIRSNK
- the rpsF gene encoding 30S ribosomal protein S6 gives rise to the protein MRKYEIMYIINPTVLEEAREAVIAKVNEILTEAGAVIAKSEKWGERKLAYPIEKKKTGFYVLTTLEMDGTKLVDVERKLNITESVMRYILVKQD